GTCCAGGCTCCGCCCGACGGAGGCACCGGCTCGTAGGCTCGACCGACCATCGATTGTGGGCGCGCGCGACGGCCGGGGGACACTCCCCGGCCGTCGCGCCGTCGGCGGCTCAGACGCGCGCCGCGTAGTGTTGCGTCGCCCAGGCCACCGTGTCCGCGGCCGCCTGTTCGACACCGGCCGGCTCCAGCCCAAAACGCGCGCGAAAGCGGGCATCATTGATCACGAAGGGCTCGTCCCATTGGTAGAGCATCTCCTCGGCCTCACGCACGAGCGGAACCGCGAGTCCGATCGCCCTCACCGCCCAGCGCGGGATCCCGGCCAACCGAATCTCACGCCGAAGATGGCGGGAGAACCGCGCCGCCAGCGCCCGCATCGTCCCGGCCGGCGCGCACGGAAGCATCCACGGTCCGCCGTACGCGTCGTCGCCCGCGGTGCCGAGCGCGGCGAGGCCGGCGGCGACGTCGGGAATGTAGTGGTAGGTGTGGATCGCGTCGGGGTTGACAAGCACGCGGGCCGTGCGGCCGGCGAGCGCCGGCCGCCAGAACTGGTCGCCCAGATGTGTGAGGGTGCCGCCGGGACCGTAGTAATCCGACGCGCGGCCGCTCGTCGCCCGGACTTCGCCCCGACGATGCGCCTCGAACAGCCGGTCGGCCGCGCGCGCCCGGATTTCTCCCTTGCGGCTGCAGGGACGGGGAGGCGTGTCCTCGTCCAGCGGCCGCCCCGCGGGCCGGCCCAGCATGTAGACGTTGTCCAGGACCACCAGCCGCGCGCCCGCACGCGCGGCCGCGGCGATCAGGTTCTCCATGTAGCGCGGTAGCACGTCGGCCCAGACGC
This genomic window from bacterium contains:
- a CDS encoding NAD-dependent epimerase/dehydratase family protein, yielding MAGELHVLFGAGQVGQTLARRLLDDGRRVRIAKRSRGSVPAGADLVTGDASDPAFCLDAARGASTVYHCMNPPYDARVWADVLPRYMENLIAAAARAGARLVVLDNVYMLGRPAGRPLDEDTPPRPCSRKGEIRARAADRLFEAHRRGEVRATSGRASDYYGPGGTLTHLGDQFWRPALAGRTARVLVNPDAIHTYHYIPDVAAGLAALGTAGDDAYGGPWMLPCAPAGTMRALAARFSRHLRREIRLAGIPRWAVRAIGLAVPLVREAEEMLYQWDEPFVINDARFRARFGLEPAGVEQAAADTVAWATQHYAARV